In Arthrobacter ramosus, one DNA window encodes the following:
- a CDS encoding LD-carboxypeptidase, with the protein MERRFAEMGLRLSFGEHVDEMDGLLSSSVQSRVDDLHAAFSDPEIAGILTVIGGFSSNELLPYLDWELIAANPKILCGYSNITALQNAIHARTGLATYSGPHWSTFGMRDHFEETQAWFLDALFAEAPMELRPASAWTDDAWFRDQDARTPIPSDGWWPLQDGTASGRIVGGNPCTLNLLQGTANMPSLEGALLFLEDDFESHPATFARDLASLLQMPGAGGIRGLVIGRFQQASRMSRDLLALIVAKQPALAGLPVLANADFGHTSPMLTFAIGGEAEVSVGELSALRITRHGRGWAGYFVGACWQSIAMEAIGHLTSRQGAAPGGRFVVSPGVRALRRVPTVGQAPVPRRLALLDPGEDRGGDRGGPQRVLEGALAALQSLARTAVDDVGPLGLQDSAAFAFGVEELSRTLDYLQVVAAGQLHKVRQQEPAGGTGWTSGWGAEARADGSINGAGTPGTEVEAAGPCAGVESGGLAAEDVRAGFREFRNTGEHLRSLLRISAAEARRRLALAEDLLPGRSLTGQGIQPRYGEVAAALACGSIASRPATTITMALERVRPLCSPEAAADMEHALTMTAVENDADFLARIARRWTEAIDQDGAEPAEEALRHLQGAFLRKPKHGLQHVEIFATQDQYEHLLTVMNTAANPRTRASREPGPGDEQADAGGGSESSNAPADGRPGDSSDDDAASLDRRTRAQKLLDGLLGACKIALATGALPAAGGQRPQIMATIDHRDLLTPLKEAGQLTFLGQSGQPGRSGGPQQGTGSFTFSGPVPAATLRKIACDADIIPVVLGGEGQVLDIGRASRIFPPHIRKAITARDKGCAFPSCTMPAPWCEAHHITYWSRGGPSSVENGTLLCSHHHHLIHKEEWHIQVQAGVPWFIPPPHIDPRQQPRKNRYFHVLPSASV; encoded by the coding sequence ATCGAGAGGCGATTCGCGGAGATGGGTCTGCGGCTTTCCTTCGGGGAGCACGTCGACGAAATGGATGGACTTCTTTCGTCGTCGGTGCAGTCACGCGTCGATGATCTTCATGCGGCCTTCTCGGATCCGGAAATAGCGGGAATCCTGACCGTGATAGGTGGATTCAGCAGCAACGAATTGCTTCCGTATCTCGACTGGGAGCTCATCGCGGCGAACCCGAAGATACTGTGTGGCTACTCGAACATCACGGCTCTTCAAAACGCGATCCATGCCCGAACCGGACTGGCGACCTATTCCGGGCCGCACTGGTCCACGTTCGGCATGCGGGACCACTTCGAGGAGACCCAGGCCTGGTTCCTGGACGCGCTGTTTGCCGAAGCTCCCATGGAACTGCGTCCGGCATCGGCTTGGACCGACGACGCGTGGTTCCGAGACCAAGACGCTCGGACGCCGATTCCGAGCGATGGTTGGTGGCCGTTGCAAGACGGTACGGCGAGCGGGCGGATCGTGGGCGGAAATCCCTGCACCCTGAATCTTCTGCAGGGAACGGCCAACATGCCCTCTTTGGAAGGGGCACTCCTCTTCTTGGAGGACGACTTCGAAAGCCACCCAGCCACATTTGCGCGGGACCTGGCGTCGCTGCTGCAGATGCCAGGGGCAGGGGGCATTCGGGGTCTCGTGATAGGCCGCTTTCAGCAGGCAAGCCGAATGAGCCGGGATCTGCTGGCGTTGATCGTGGCCAAACAACCTGCTCTGGCAGGCTTGCCCGTTCTCGCCAATGCCGATTTTGGCCACACCTCGCCAATGCTCACTTTCGCGATCGGTGGCGAGGCCGAAGTCTCGGTCGGTGAATTGAGTGCTTTGAGGATTACGCGCCACGGACGCGGGTGGGCGGGCTATTTTGTCGGTGCCTGCTGGCAGAGTATTGCCATGGAAGCCATCGGACATCTCACCAGCCGCCAGGGCGCCGCGCCCGGTGGCCGGTTTGTGGTGTCCCCTGGGGTGCGGGCGCTGCGGAGGGTGCCCACGGTTGGTCAAGCGCCGGTGCCGCGGCGGCTCGCTCTGCTGGATCCGGGTGAGGATCGCGGCGGCGATCGCGGCGGTCCGCAGCGGGTTCTGGAGGGGGCTCTTGCGGCGTTGCAGTCGCTGGCGCGGACGGCGGTCGACGACGTCGGGCCTCTGGGGTTGCAGGACTCCGCCGCGTTTGCCTTCGGTGTGGAGGAACTCTCCCGCACCCTGGACTATTTGCAGGTCGTCGCCGCGGGGCAGTTGCACAAGGTGCGCCAGCAGGAGCCGGCCGGCGGGACCGGCTGGACGAGCGGCTGGGGAGCCGAAGCCCGGGCGGACGGCTCCATCAATGGTGCCGGCACCCCCGGAACGGAAGTGGAGGCAGCCGGCCCCTGTGCCGGCGTCGAGAGCGGCGGTCTCGCTGCGGAGGACGTCCGGGCCGGGTTCCGGGAGTTCAGGAACACCGGTGAGCACCTGCGCTCGCTGCTGCGGATCAGCGCGGCCGAGGCGCGCCGCCGCCTTGCCCTGGCGGAGGACCTGCTGCCCGGCCGCTCCCTCACAGGGCAAGGGATCCAGCCGCGGTACGGGGAAGTGGCCGCGGCGTTGGCTTGCGGGAGCATCGCGTCCCGTCCGGCCACCACGATCACCATGGCGCTGGAACGCGTCCGGCCCCTGTGCAGCCCCGAGGCGGCCGCGGACATGGAACACGCGCTGACGATGACAGCGGTCGAGAACGATGCCGATTTCCTGGCCAGGATCGCCCGCCGCTGGACCGAAGCCATCGACCAGGACGGTGCCGAGCCCGCCGAGGAAGCCCTGCGCCACCTCCAAGGCGCCTTCCTCCGCAAACCCAAACACGGGCTGCAGCATGTGGAAATCTTCGCCACCCAGGACCAATACGAGCACCTGCTCACCGTGATGAACACCGCCGCCAATCCCCGGACCCGCGCGTCCCGGGAGCCAGGACCCGGGGACGAGCAGGCGGACGCGGGCGGCGGGAGCGAGTCGTCAAACGCTCCGGCAGACGGCCGGCCGGGTGATTCAAGCGACGATGATGCCGCGTCCCTGGACCGCCGCACGAGGGCGCAGAAACTCCTGGACGGGTTGCTGGGCGCCTGCAAGATTGCCCTCGCCACCGGGGCGCTGCCCGCGGCCGGAGGCCAGCGCCCCCAGATCATGGCCACCATCGACCACCGCGACCTGCTGACACCACTGAAGGAAGCCGGGCAGCTCACGTTCCTCGGGCAATCCGGACAACCGGGGCGCTCCGGCGGGCCGCAACAGGGCACAGGGAGTTTTACGTTCAGCGGTCCGGTCCCGGCGGCCACGTTGCGGAAGATCGCCTGCGATGCGGACATCATTCCCGTCGTCCTGGGCGGGGAAGGCCAGGTGCTGGACATCGGCCGGGCCTCCCGGATCTTCCCTCCCCACATCCGTAAGGCCATCACCGCCCGGGACAAAGGCTGCGCTTTCCCCTCATGCACGATGCCGGCCCCGTGGTGCGAAGCCCACCACATCACGTACTGGTCCAGGGGTGGACCAAGCAGCGTCGAGAACGGCACGCTCCTCTGTAGCCACCACCACCACCTCATCCACAAGGAAGAGTGGCACATTCAGGTCCAGGCAGGCGTGCCCTGGTTCATCCCGCCACCCCACATCGACCCACGGCAACAACCACGCAAAAACCGCTACTTCCACGTGTTACCTAGTGCTTCGGTGTGA
- a CDS encoding MarR family winged helix-turn-helix transcriptional regulator, which yields MSTKFADRMSDDASRRDLELALGVELNALLSASRALTERSAAAFHPALQPAAFHLARWLYAYGPAKPSTLAEAVAMDRSSTSSLIGRMKDLKLLESTPDPDDKRAVIIALTPAGEAQVRKALDVRGTTFFERTAHWSTDDLHTFTALLHAFNSPQG from the coding sequence ATGTCTACTAAATTCGCTGATCGCATGTCGGACGATGCATCACGTCGAGACCTCGAGCTGGCACTCGGCGTCGAGCTCAACGCGCTCCTCAGCGCTTCCCGGGCGCTCACCGAGCGGAGCGCGGCCGCATTCCACCCGGCGCTGCAGCCTGCCGCGTTTCACCTAGCACGTTGGCTTTACGCCTACGGCCCCGCGAAGCCCAGCACACTTGCCGAAGCCGTCGCGATGGACAGGAGCTCCACCAGCAGCCTCATCGGACGCATGAAGGACCTCAAATTGCTCGAGAGCACGCCGGACCCCGACGACAAGAGAGCGGTGATCATCGCACTAACGCCCGCAGGGGAAGCACAAGTGCGCAAAGCGCTCGACGTTCGCGGAACGACATTCTTCGAACGCACCGCGCACTGGTCCACTGATGACCTCCACACATTCACCGCCCTGCTTCACGCTTTCAACTCCCCTCAGGGATAA
- a CDS encoding NAD(P)H-quinone dehydrogenase has translation MTMHPDFSSPRIAILGGGPGGYEAAMVAAHLGARVTLIERAGLGGSAVLTDVVPSKTLIATADLMTRVGEAGELGVKFAVDGSDVVPRMRADLGHINDRVLHLAREQSDDIRVGLEHLGVEILMGSGKLLDNHTIEVITADGVKTITADAILLAVGAHPRELPTARPDGERILNWAQIYNLEELPEDLIVVGSGVTGAEFASAYNGLGSNVTLISSRDQVLPGSDTDAAQVLEGVFKRRGVRVLSRSRAEAVERTDAGVKVTLGDGSTVSGSHCLVCVGSIPNTAGIGLEEAGVAVTESGHIKVDGVSRTTAPNIYAAGDCTGILALASVAAMQGRIAVAHFLGDAVMPIKLRQVASNIFTSPEIASVGVSEADLESGKYQGDVVMLSLLSNARAKMRNSKDGFVKIIARKGSGTVIGGVVVGPNASELIFPIAVAVKQKLHVDDVASTFTVYPSLTGSISEAARRLHVHM, from the coding sequence GTGACCATGCATCCTGACTTCAGCTCACCACGAATCGCGATCCTGGGCGGAGGTCCAGGCGGGTATGAAGCGGCCATGGTCGCGGCGCACTTGGGAGCGCGGGTAACCCTCATCGAGCGCGCCGGGCTCGGCGGCTCAGCCGTCCTCACCGACGTCGTACCTTCCAAAACCCTGATCGCGACGGCGGATCTCATGACCCGCGTCGGCGAGGCGGGGGAGCTGGGAGTCAAGTTCGCCGTCGACGGCAGCGATGTAGTGCCCCGCATGCGCGCGGACCTGGGCCACATCAATGACCGCGTCCTGCACCTCGCGCGGGAGCAGTCCGACGACATCCGGGTGGGCCTTGAGCACCTTGGCGTAGAGATCCTGATGGGCTCCGGAAAGCTCCTCGACAACCACACCATCGAGGTCATCACGGCGGACGGCGTCAAGACGATTACGGCCGACGCCATTCTTCTCGCCGTCGGCGCCCACCCCCGCGAACTCCCCACGGCCAGGCCCGACGGTGAGCGCATCCTGAACTGGGCGCAGATCTACAACCTTGAGGAACTTCCGGAAGACCTGATCGTCGTCGGTTCCGGCGTTACCGGCGCCGAATTCGCTTCTGCCTACAACGGCCTTGGCTCGAACGTCACCCTGATTTCGAGCCGCGACCAGGTTCTGCCCGGCTCGGACACCGACGCGGCCCAGGTCCTTGAAGGTGTCTTCAAGCGCCGCGGCGTGCGCGTTTTGTCGCGCTCACGCGCGGAGGCCGTCGAAAGGACCGACGCCGGCGTGAAGGTGACGCTCGGCGACGGCAGCACCGTGTCGGGCAGCCACTGCCTCGTCTGTGTTGGCTCCATCCCCAACACGGCCGGAATCGGGCTGGAAGAGGCGGGCGTGGCTGTCACGGAGTCCGGTCACATCAAGGTCGACGGCGTCTCCCGCACCACCGCGCCGAACATCTACGCCGCAGGCGACTGCACAGGGATCCTGGCCCTCGCCTCGGTCGCTGCCATGCAGGGCCGCATTGCGGTTGCGCACTTCCTGGGCGATGCCGTCATGCCGATCAAGCTCCGGCAAGTGGCCTCCAACATCTTCACTTCACCTGAGATCGCCTCTGTGGGCGTCTCCGAGGCAGACCTCGAATCGGGCAAGTACCAGGGCGACGTGGTCATGCTCTCCCTGCTGAGCAACGCCCGCGCCAAGATGCGCAACTCGAAGGACGGCTTCGTCAAGATCATCGCGCGCAAGGGTTCGGGCACTGTGATCGGCGGCGTCGTCGTGGGGCCGAACGCTTCTGAGCTGATCTTCCCGATCGCCGTTGCGGTGAAGCAGAAACTGCACGTCGACGACGTCGCGAGCACCTTTACGGTGTACCCCTCGCTGACCGGGTCCATCTCGGAGGCGGCGCGACGGCTGCACGTGCATATGTAA
- a CDS encoding tyrosine-protein phosphatase, translating into MGGPRGKEDRTLKVDGLVNGRDLGGLRRVDGTVTPRGVFFRSENVDWITGNGWQQIHDAGIRTVVDLRQQGERNTDVRERPGWLTTIHVDLDGLENKEFWADYWDNGLVGTALYFKRNNAEPRLEELCRQHGTTTEGAFRDTLAKFDLKGLLDAAALTDEDREGVFTWRGATTTPPNREGIA; encoded by the coding sequence ATGGGGGGTCCGAGAGGAAAGGAAGATCGCACACTCAAAGTTGACGGCTTGGTCAATGGACGCGACCTCGGCGGTCTACGGCGCGTAGATGGGACGGTCACTCCAAGGGGCGTGTTCTTCCGGAGCGAGAACGTCGATTGGATCACTGGCAACGGATGGCAGCAGATACATGATGCCGGGATCCGCACCGTGGTCGACCTTCGTCAGCAAGGCGAGCGCAACACAGACGTGCGGGAACGGCCTGGCTGGCTCACCACCATCCACGTTGACCTTGACGGTTTGGAAAACAAAGAGTTCTGGGCCGACTACTGGGACAACGGGCTGGTCGGTACAGCTCTCTACTTCAAACGAAACAACGCCGAACCAAGGCTTGAGGAACTGTGCCGGCAACACGGTACAACAACCGAAGGCGCGTTCCGGGATACCTTGGCGAAATTCGATCTCAAAGGCTTGCTCGACGCCGCAGCGCTCACCGACGAGGACCGGGAGGGCGTGTTCACTTGGCGCGGCGCGACCACCACACCCCCAAACCGGGAAGGGATAGCCTGA
- a CDS encoding FAD-dependent oxidoreductase yields MSERIVVVGFGPVAARLVDELLPAVRSSLVQLLVVGQEAEAAYNRVMVAELGVGRTTAEALAMVDASDLAADGVEVRLGVTVKRIDRARQQVVLSDGTAPGYDRLVFATGSRPVIPNLTGINPDPSHPVLPLGVTALRDLRDAGQLRDAVTAGKRVIVLGGGVLGLETALAAAEEGALTTVVHNGSFPLGRNIDRGGGAVLAASLRNSGITMVGNARSTAVEHNGPDGMFSALVLNDGSRIEGDLLVLSCGVRPRIELAEGCGLPAAIGILVDHYLRTYHEPHMFAIGDCAEVRCADAECAECRTALGPSGLVGPGWRQAEWLAEYLILLAEGGQEAADSLAPLPQEKPGVVVLKARGMNLAVAGDNSAEPWDDESLSVGVSEGTPRRQVAQWADPEHGRYVKMTTRGGALEGLVTVGMPRTAAELVMLFERGSELPADRSLLLRLDGPDQLDSSASNDDPQRTVCRCAGVSGASIEQAVLDGCSSVPEVSKATRAGTGCGGCHGDIKGIIERHFQGVAA; encoded by the coding sequence GTGAGCGAGCGCATTGTGGTGGTCGGGTTCGGACCGGTCGCGGCCCGGCTGGTGGACGAGCTTTTGCCCGCCGTGCGCAGCAGCCTGGTCCAGCTGCTGGTCGTCGGACAGGAAGCCGAAGCCGCGTACAACCGCGTCATGGTGGCGGAACTCGGCGTGGGGCGGACCACCGCGGAGGCACTCGCGATGGTGGACGCTAGCGACTTGGCGGCCGACGGCGTCGAGGTCCGGCTGGGCGTCACCGTCAAACGCATCGACCGTGCACGCCAGCAGGTTGTCCTTTCGGACGGAACCGCGCCTGGCTACGACCGCCTGGTGTTCGCCACCGGCTCGAGGCCCGTCATTCCGAACCTCACGGGTATCAACCCCGATCCGTCGCACCCTGTGCTCCCTTTAGGGGTGACGGCCCTCCGCGACCTCCGCGACGCAGGGCAATTGCGCGACGCCGTGACTGCCGGCAAGCGCGTGATCGTCCTCGGTGGCGGCGTGCTTGGCCTCGAAACGGCCCTGGCCGCGGCAGAAGAAGGCGCCCTGACCACGGTGGTGCACAACGGTTCCTTCCCACTGGGCCGCAATATCGACCGCGGCGGTGGAGCCGTTCTCGCGGCCAGCTTGCGCAACAGCGGGATCACCATGGTGGGCAACGCCCGCTCCACGGCTGTGGAACACAACGGTCCGGATGGCATGTTTTCCGCCCTTGTGCTCAACGACGGGTCACGGATCGAAGGCGACCTTCTTGTCCTTTCCTGCGGCGTTCGCCCACGGATCGAACTGGCCGAGGGGTGCGGGCTGCCTGCAGCCATCGGCATCCTCGTGGATCACTACCTGCGGACCTATCACGAGCCGCACATGTTCGCGATCGGCGACTGCGCCGAAGTCCGCTGCGCCGATGCCGAGTGCGCCGAATGCCGCACCGCACTGGGCCCGTCCGGGCTGGTGGGTCCGGGCTGGCGCCAGGCCGAGTGGCTTGCCGAGTACCTGATCCTCCTTGCCGAGGGCGGCCAGGAGGCTGCCGACAGCTTGGCGCCCCTGCCGCAGGAGAAGCCCGGCGTCGTGGTGTTGAAGGCGCGAGGCATGAACCTCGCGGTCGCTGGCGACAACAGCGCCGAGCCCTGGGATGACGAGAGTTTGTCCGTCGGTGTCTCCGAGGGGACGCCCCGGCGCCAGGTTGCTCAGTGGGCCGATCCCGAACACGGCCGCTACGTCAAAATGACGACGCGGGGCGGCGCGCTCGAGGGACTCGTCACCGTAGGCATGCCACGCACGGCCGCGGAGCTCGTGATGCTGTTCGAACGCGGCTCCGAGCTGCCCGCAGACCGTTCACTCCTGCTGCGCCTGGACGGCCCGGACCAGCTCGATTCTTCTGCTTCGAATGATGATCCGCAGCGCACGGTGTGCCGCTGCGCGGGTGTCAGCGGTGCGAGCATCGAGCAAGCCGTGCTGGATGGCTGCTCTTCCGTGCCGGAGGTGTCCAAAGCGACCCGCGCGGGAACGGGGTGTGGGGGGTGCCACGGGGACATCAAGGGGATAATTGAACGGCATTTCCAAGGGGTTGCGGCGTAA
- a CDS encoding molybdopterin oxidoreductase family protein, with product MPNGANTHCPYCALQCAMTLTPAAPSAQSGSDPVPAAKALPPLEVSGRDFPTNRGGLCRKGWTSPSLLNHTGRVTEPMLKGPDGVHRPVTWDQALTLITGAVKQTREQYGPDAVGVFGGGGLTNEKAYQLGKFARLALGTSRIDYNGRFCMSSAAAAGNRAFGVDRGLPFRVEDLDSANVIFLLGSNVAETMPPFVQHLQGARDSGGLIVADPRRSATAAFTGDGGGIHLQPTPGTDLALLLGISHVVVHEGLADTEYLQDRTTGYPAIVRSLAAFWPERVQSITGVPATLIRDTARRLADGARRGGSYILTGRGVEQHVDGTDTATAAINLSLLLGLPGSARSGYGTLTGQGNGQGGREHGQKADQLPGYRKITDPAARAHVAKVWGVDESLIPGPGLPAVELLKSLGQPDGVRCLFVHGANVAVSAPDAGPVIEGLRSLDFLVVCDFFMSETALEADLVLPVTQWAEEEGTLTNLEGRVLRRRKAVTPPPGVRSELWLMARLAESLDAPSTFSDDPETVFEELRLASAGGLADYSGIDYAMLDRGEAAYWPYPTGSMGTPRLFLDSFAHAGGRAVMVPVAPQKRSRRSAVVGSDPDPLTLVTGRLLEHYQSGAQTRRVAELAAAQPEALLQIHPATAAVRDISSGDFVRVSNERGEVLCKVELSNSIRTDTVFLPFHFPGLGSANRLTEAVTDPISGMPEFKTSTVWVRKAALANVESALAAQLAVLSTAVPAAAGLSMQVKEAS from the coding sequence ATGCCCAATGGCGCCAACACCCACTGCCCGTATTGTGCGCTGCAGTGCGCCATGACCCTGACCCCGGCTGCGCCCTCGGCGCAGTCGGGGTCAGACCCCGTTCCCGCGGCAAAGGCACTTCCGCCACTGGAAGTATCCGGCCGCGACTTCCCCACCAACCGGGGCGGGCTGTGCCGCAAGGGCTGGACATCGCCGTCGTTGTTGAACCACACCGGACGCGTCACGGAACCCATGCTCAAAGGGCCCGACGGCGTCCACCGGCCGGTCACGTGGGACCAGGCACTCACGCTGATCACCGGAGCCGTCAAGCAGACCCGCGAGCAATACGGGCCCGACGCCGTCGGCGTGTTCGGCGGCGGCGGACTCACCAATGAGAAGGCCTACCAGTTGGGCAAGTTCGCCCGCCTGGCCTTGGGAACCTCTCGCATCGACTACAACGGACGTTTCTGCATGTCCTCCGCTGCCGCAGCCGGTAACCGCGCGTTCGGTGTGGACCGCGGCCTCCCGTTCCGCGTGGAGGACCTTGATTCGGCAAACGTTATTTTCCTTCTCGGCTCCAATGTTGCCGAGACCATGCCGCCGTTCGTCCAGCACCTGCAGGGCGCGCGCGATTCCGGCGGGTTGATCGTGGCCGATCCCCGCCGTTCCGCGACGGCCGCATTCACGGGCGACGGCGGCGGCATCCACTTGCAGCCGACCCCGGGAACGGACCTCGCCCTGCTGTTGGGTATCTCCCACGTAGTGGTCCACGAAGGCCTCGCCGACACCGAATACCTCCAGGACCGCACCACCGGGTACCCTGCAATCGTTCGTAGCCTCGCCGCCTTCTGGCCGGAGCGCGTCCAGTCGATCACCGGCGTGCCCGCCACGCTCATCCGGGACACCGCCCGCCGCCTCGCCGACGGCGCCCGGCGCGGCGGCAGCTACATCCTGACCGGCCGCGGAGTCGAGCAGCACGTCGACGGTACGGATACCGCCACAGCCGCGATCAACCTCAGCCTCCTCTTGGGCCTGCCGGGTTCCGCCCGCAGCGGCTACGGCACACTGACGGGCCAAGGCAACGGCCAGGGTGGCCGCGAGCACGGCCAAAAGGCCGACCAGCTCCCCGGCTACCGCAAGATCACCGATCCCGCCGCCCGCGCCCACGTCGCCAAAGTGTGGGGCGTGGACGAATCACTCATCCCCGGCCCCGGGTTGCCGGCCGTGGAACTGTTGAAGTCCTTGGGACAGCCCGACGGCGTCCGTTGCCTTTTCGTTCACGGCGCCAACGTGGCGGTGTCAGCCCCCGACGCCGGTCCGGTGATCGAGGGCCTGCGCAGCCTGGACTTCCTCGTTGTCTGCGATTTCTTCATGTCCGAGACCGCGCTTGAAGCCGACCTCGTCCTCCCGGTCACCCAATGGGCCGAGGAAGAGGGCACCCTGACCAACCTCGAGGGCCGCGTGCTCCGCCGTCGAAAGGCGGTTACCCCTCCCCCGGGCGTCCGCAGCGAATTGTGGCTCATGGCCCGGCTCGCCGAATCGCTCGACGCGCCGTCCACGTTCAGCGACGATCCCGAGACGGTCTTCGAGGAGCTTCGGCTCGCCTCGGCAGGCGGCTTGGCCGACTACTCCGGAATCGACTACGCCATGCTGGATCGCGGAGAAGCCGCGTACTGGCCCTATCCCACCGGCAGTATGGGAACCCCGCGACTCTTCCTCGATAGCTTCGCGCACGCCGGTGGACGCGCGGTGATGGTCCCGGTGGCACCGCAGAAGCGGTCCCGGCGCTCCGCCGTCGTCGGCTCTGATCCCGATCCGCTGACGCTCGTCACCGGGCGATTGCTGGAACATTACCAATCGGGCGCCCAGACCCGCCGCGTGGCCGAACTCGCGGCCGCGCAGCCGGAGGCGCTCCTGCAGATCCACCCCGCGACGGCGGCCGTCAGGGACATCTCCAGCGGCGACTTTGTCCGGGTCTCCAACGAGCGCGGTGAGGTCCTGTGCAAAGTGGAGCTCAGCAACAGTATCCGGACGGACACCGTCTTCCTGCCTTTCCATTTCCCAGGACTGGGCAGCGCCAACCGTCTCACTGAGGCGGTCACGGATCCTATCTCCGGAATGCCGGAGTTCAAGACCAGCACGGTCTGGGTCCGGAAGGCGGCACTAGCAAATGTCGAATCGGCGTTGGCTGCCCAGTTGGCTGTGCTCTCCACAGCTGTACCAGCCGCAGCCGGCTTGTCAATGCAAGTCAAGGAGGCATCGTGA
- a CDS encoding nuclear transport factor 2 family protein — MAIRDERYVVDELTWVLVQEEAAVCRYRFSWTGIIDGQQHVGRGRGTNVFMRTHEGWQIVHEQLTADSTRSMPDS; from the coding sequence TTGGCAATTCGGGACGAGCGATACGTCGTCGACGAATTGACGTGGGTGCTGGTGCAGGAGGAAGCCGCCGTGTGCCGCTACCGATTCTCCTGGACGGGAATTATCGACGGGCAGCAACACGTCGGAAGAGGACGCGGCACCAACGTCTTCATGCGCACACACGAAGGCTGGCAGATTGTCCACGAACAACTGACAGCCGATTCAACTCGGTCTATGCCGGACAGCTGA
- a CDS encoding SDR family NAD(P)-dependent oxidoreductase, with protein MSVPGSPSEAPTIVITGATSGLGRLAAIELAKQGARLGLTGRSPERAAATAACIEMAAPGTEVEIFIADFARTADVRRVGREIAAHYARIDVLINNAGLHAFEQRITPDGYPEMVAVNYFAPWILTQELLATLKATPGARIVNVASEASRRHGTLTLPSDLTDTAPFTARGSSRLYGKSKLLDIMFTLELARRLDGTGLTANCLDPGFNVTGLGRELGFAARLEKILSALHIGDPARGAGLIVKLATDPVFPGQSGGYYTVKNTRRLTPVHPGGDSAMQARLWAGTEELLSGS; from the coding sequence ATGTCCGTACCCGGGTCGCCGTCTGAAGCACCGACAATCGTCATCACCGGAGCAACAAGCGGCCTCGGACGCCTCGCGGCGATCGAGCTCGCTAAACAGGGCGCGCGCCTCGGGCTCACTGGCAGAAGTCCTGAGCGCGCAGCCGCAACCGCAGCATGCATCGAAATGGCCGCGCCTGGGACAGAAGTCGAGATCTTCATAGCCGACTTCGCTCGGACTGCGGACGTTCGCCGCGTCGGCCGCGAAATCGCCGCCCACTACGCGCGGATCGACGTGTTGATCAACAACGCCGGCCTCCACGCCTTCGAACAGAGAATCACCCCGGACGGCTATCCCGAAATGGTCGCCGTCAACTACTTCGCCCCGTGGATCCTCACGCAGGAACTCCTCGCCACCTTGAAGGCGACTCCCGGCGCACGCATCGTCAACGTCGCGTCCGAGGCTTCCCGGCGGCACGGAACACTCACCCTCCCGTCGGACCTGACGGACACGGCTCCTTTCACCGCGCGGGGGTCGTCTCGGCTCTATGGCAAGAGCAAGCTCCTCGACATCATGTTCACCCTCGAACTCGCTCGCCGCCTCGACGGGACTGGGTTGACCGCCAACTGCCTGGACCCGGGTTTCAATGTCACCGGACTCGGCCGTGAACTCGGTTTCGCCGCCAGACTCGAGAAGATCCTCTCCGCGCTCCACATCGGCGACCCGGCCCGTGGCGCCGGCCTCATCGTGAAACTAGCCACAGACCCCGTTTTTCCCGGGCAGTCCGGTGGCTACTACACCGTCAAGAACACCCGCCGACTCACCCCTGTCCATCCCGGGGGTGACTCAGCGATGCAGGCGCGCCTTTGGGCAGGCACTGAAGAACTTCTCAGCGGCTCATAA